The Flavobacterium commune genome contains a region encoding:
- the rplI gene encoding 50S ribosomal protein L9: MELILKKDVQNLGFKDDVVTVKNGYGRNYLIPQGFAQLATSSAKKVLAENLKQRAHKEAKIVADAKALAETLKALEIKISAKAGGEKLFGSITNIDIVEALEKAGQTIDRKFITSGIVKRTGKYSATVRLHRDVIVDLAYEIVAEKA; this comes from the coding sequence ATGGAATTGATTTTAAAAAAAGACGTTCAAAACTTAGGTTTTAAAGACGATGTAGTAACTGTAAAAAACGGATACGGTCGTAATTACTTAATCCCACAAGGATTTGCTCAATTGGCTACTTCTTCTGCTAAGAAAGTATTGGCTGAAAACTTAAAACAAAGAGCGCACAAAGAAGCTAAAATTGTTGCAGATGCAAAAGCATTAGCAGAAACATTGAAAGCTCTTGAAATTAAAATTTCTGCTAAAGCAGGTGGTGAAAAATTATTTGGTTCAATCACAAATATTGACATCGTTGAAGCTTTAGAAAAAGCAGGACAAACTATCGACAGAAAATTCATCACTTCTGGAATCGTTAAGCGTACTGGAAAATATTCAGCTACTGTAAGATTACACAGAGATGTTATC
- the rpsR gene encoding 30S ribosomal protein S18, which produces MATLQQSASGKKDGDIRYLTPLNIETNKTKKYCRFKKSGIKYIDYKDADFLLKFVNEQGKILPRRLTGTSLKYQRKVSVAVKRARHLALMPYVADLLK; this is translated from the coding sequence ATGGCAACATTACAACAATCTGCTTCAGGAAAAAAAGACGGAGATATCAGATATCTTACTCCTTTAAATATTGAGACTAACAAGACTAAAAAATATTGTCGTTTCAAAAAATCTGGAATCAAATACATCGATTATAAAGATGCTGATTTCTTATTGAAATTTGTTAATGAGCAAGGAAAGATTCTTCCTCGTCGTTTAACAGGTACTTCATTGAAATACCAAAGAAAAGTGTCTGTAGCTGTAAAAAGAGCTCGTCACTTAGCTTTAATGCCATACGTGGCCGATTTATTAAAATAA
- the rpsF gene encoding 30S ribosomal protein S6, whose product MNHYETVFILNPVLSDVQVKETVSKFEDFLTSRGAEMVAKEDWGLKKMAYEIQNKKSGFYHLFEFKVSGEVLLAFETEFRRDERVMRFLTVSLDKHAISWAERRRAKLKSQKA is encoded by the coding sequence ATGAATCACTATGAAACTGTTTTCATTTTAAATCCCGTTTTATCTGATGTTCAGGTAAAGGAAACAGTAAGCAAATTTGAAGATTTTCTTACTAGTAGAGGAGCAGAAATGGTAGCTAAAGAGGATTGGGGTCTGAAAAAAATGGCTTACGAAATCCAAAACAAAAAATCTGGTTTTTACCATTTATTCGAATTCAAAGTATCAGGAGAAGTTCTTTTGGCATTTGAAACTGAATTTAGACGTGACGAAAGAGTTATGCGTTTCTTAACTGTAAGTCTTGACAAACATGCTATCTCTTGGGCTGAAAGAAGAAGAGCAAAACTTAAATCTCAAAAAGCTTAA